Below is a window of Paramisgurnus dabryanus chromosome 20, PD_genome_1.1, whole genome shotgun sequence DNA.
gataaatatataaatattgcgttagcagcacaaaatgtCATGAATTCGATTGCTAGACAACATACACATCCACATCCAAATGTATactttgaatgcactgtaagatgctttggataaaaatgtctaacaaatgcaaaaatataaataaaagaaaaaaaatctataatacAAAGGAAATAATGTAATTCTGCACTACAgtgtatttcaaaataaaagttagaTTTTTGGGGATTTTGGGGTTAGATTTCTTCCACTGAAGCACATAAGACGTTACTTGAGCATTTTCAAAGCATGCTGGGATAACTTGAATCATCAGGATTTGAAAACTTGAGTCTATGCCAGTATGTTTTGTCAATAAAGGAGCAAAGGGCAACAAGATACCCCCAGATactgaaatgtaaaatcaattcTACCATTCACTGCATTGTTGCATTGCCCCTTTTTTTTACCATCAACCatttttatcaacatattatAATGTGTAATGCAAAAGTtgtactaaataagaaaaaaaggtGCAAAACAAAAGCATTTATTTCCTGCTGGTCTCAGACATTTGGACTCCACTGTATAGTTTAGTAAACCTCTCTTGGCAGTAAAATAGGTTGAAATGTTTAAACAAAGAACAGAGCCCTATAATCAGGTGATTTAAATGGACCTGTAACAAGCACTTGTGATTCGGTTGTTTGTAAATACAAAGGCGTTCTTCTAACTACAGTTAATGCAGTAAACAAGCAATTGAGGAAAATGGTGCAGAAGATGGTTTGTTTGGAAATGCCGTTTCTGTATCTCATCAGTCTTGTGTGCAACACAAACAATGAATTTTGCAGGAAATACTAGCTGGTTATCGTATTTTGAAGATATTTTGCCCATCAGACCAGAACTGCTGCAGTGTAAAACAGCCATAAGGAGATTTTATGTGTTTGTGAGAAAAAGGCTACAGGCTCAGCATTATGTTATTGCAGTCCTGTGCCAGACATGGTTTGATTTTGGATGTTTTGTAACGGAGACACGTTAAGTTAAATTGTAGAATTATGAGTTTGAGGCTTCATATTATACCAGTGATGGGAATAGACACCACCTTGTGGTGTTATCGAGAAAGGACGTggggaaatataaaaacaacacGGCACACTGCTCGGTATCATCCATCTCTATAAAACCTGCACACATACCTTTCTTCCCATttaacttaaatgtttaaaaacacGTGGCACTTCTTGTTGATTTGTGTTTAACAAAGTTAAACTCGTTGTGCGTTTCGGTTCGTTGAGATTAACAGACTCTACATTTGCCTTTACTGTATGAGCTTGGCTTGTATAAGTGTTTCTTTTGCTATAGTAACACAACATGAGAAAGAAATACTTTACAAATCATTTAGTGTTTACTAAGTTTTACAAAAAGAAGGCGATATCATTGTTCAGAATATAAATTACATATTGTACAGTGTTTTGAAATATATCCTATACAGTGTGTTCAAGTCTGATCAAAATATAAAGGATGTTATCTGTTGAAAATTATCATTTATGGCACGGATCAGACTCTGGAACACTGTTCTTACAGTACGTTGTGCTATCGTTACTCCTTTGGGAGTCTCTGAATCCGACACCGCCATTAGGGGTGTAAATCGGCTGAATACGGAAGTCCCCCTTAAGAAGCTGTTCGTTATTTAAAGAAACTATCTGAAAGCTAGTCTCAGTCATCTCCAGAATGGAGTTATCTTTCTTGGTCCCTGCTTCGCAATAATCGTCTTTTCTTCTGCCTCGGCTATATTTCCATTTGGACGACTCTGACCTTCCCTTTTTGTGCATGTGCCAGCAAAATATGCTTAACATTACCACCAGGACCACTAGCACCGCCCCACCAATCAGGCCAGCCAGTAGGAAAGGGGAGCTGGGGTCCTGCTGTGTAGCTTGCTCGGGCTCAGTGGTGTTGTCATCCGAATTAAAAGAAGCAGACTTTGTCGTCACCTCCGAGCAAATTGTATCATCTCCTGGGTGGTAGTTGTTGAAAGCATCTAGAGGATCCACGCAAATGCGGTAGGATGATTTGGGCTGCAGGTTCGTCAGCAAGATTCCTTCAAGGTCGCCCACTACCATAGTCTCCTGCATGGGGCCGGCGATCAAACTGTGACCCAGTTTGACCCAAGTAACCTTATAGGCCGTGACGGTAAACGACGATACCCAGCTTACCTGGATGCATGAAGCATTTAACACAATGAAAGAAACACGTAACGTTTCCTGTATCGGGCTATCAGGGACATTTGTGCTCAGCTCCCCGTCCGCGGTCGGTAGGGGAAGTGCAAAAGGTGGAGGGGTGGGTGTGGGCAGAGAGCGAGGGGGTGTGAAGGCCGTTTGAGTGGCTGACTCAGCGGTGGATGAAGAGAGCAGCGTGGGCTGTTGTGTGAATCGTGGGACTGTGGTTGTGCTGTTAGGACACTGGATGAGCTCCAGGGTCAGCTCTCTGATTACCATGCCACGTACCCTCTCTGGTTTCTGGCACATAAATCCACGGACATTGAGGGTAGCTGGCAGCGACTTTAACCACAGTATGACCCATTTAATGCTGCAGTCACAGAGCCAAAGGTTGTTTCGAACAGTGAGCTGTCTCAGGCTGCGGAGCCCGTCAAAGACGCCCTGTGTGAGAGACTGCAGCTGGTTGTTGGAAATATCCAGTCTCTCCAAGCGATGCAGGCCGCGAAAGGCCGTCACAGGAATCTCATTCATTTGATTATCTTGCAAGTTCAGCTTGATTAAAAACTCAGCCGGTAGATATGGTGGAGGAAACATGAGCGAGTTACGTGCCATTGACAGGGTTTTAAGATTAACCAAGCTCTGAAAGGCCCCCGGGTCGATGCCCTCGTCTGTGAGCAGATTTCCGTCAAGGAGGAGAACTTCCAGGCCTGTCACGTTCTCGAAAGCGTCCTCGGCTATGAGCGCTATGCGGTTCTCGTCCAGCCGCAACTCTCTGAGTTCCTCTGGGAGCCCGACGGGTACGCTGCTCAGGTGGTTTTTGGTAAGGAAAAGGGTTTTAAGGCTGACGGCCTCTCTGAAGGCCCCCTCCTCGACACCCACGGTGGAGATGGAGTTGTCGTCCAGATAGAGCTCCTCCAGGCGAAGCAGCTGTGCGAGGGCAGCCCGGGACACCGTCTGTATGTTATTCTCCTGCAGGTGAAGCACCCGCACGTTTTTGGGCAGATTGACAGGAAATTCGTCAAGCTGGTTGCCATAGAGATACACAGTCTCCACTGAGGCAACGTTGTGCATTTCCAGGGGAAATCCAGCATTGTTGATTTGATTGTTGTGAAGGTAAAGGGTCTTATAACCCTCTCCTAGCCCTAGAGGCACTGATGTTAGACTCCTCTCGTTACAGTAAACAAAGGTCCTGTCACATCGACACTCCTCTGGACAGCTCGTGGCCCGTGAGAAATGCATGTGAAGACCCAGCAGTATTGGTATCCACGGGCTGATCAAAGCGGGAAAGTCTTTATTCCAGATTCGGATCTGTACCTCCATTTTGTCAAACTTTGGACGACAACACTGCACGTAATTGAAAAGAAAGGAagaaaaaatcaaataaaatccaCTATGCTGGAATTCTCTACGGATCTTGAAGCTTGCGTTGTGGTGAGTATGATGTGTTGAAGTCAGTGAGTAATCCTCCAGTAATTGCCTGTACTAAGCTCCCCAACAGAAGAGCAATAGTCTCATTAACTCGTACAACTCCctctcatccatccatcctcgCTTGGGCTGGAAATGATATCAGAGCTCATCACATTGTCACTCATGAGGTCAGGGAGAGACGATTTCAAAGTGTGTGGGCCAAGGCAGCAAGTACAGAGGGTTCATAGGAGAAAATCTCCTCTCCCAGCGCAGGTGGACGCTCCCTGAAAGGCACAGTTTCCCTCAGTAGCATTTTGATCCACTTAcctattttgaaaaaaaaaaatacaaaaatgagAAACTATTTCAATTTTCCATCTACTATCTTCTTCCTGAAGTCACTTTCTGTAAAATTTTACAGGAAAACCTTTACAAaaactaaccatggtttaaatcAAAAAATGAGGTTACTGTAATATGCTTACCACAAATTAACCACTGTTTTGCTATAGCCacaatttaaaaacatgtttaaggTAAATGCATAATTTTACAAATGGTGATCAATacatcaaaaaaataaataaaaataaaaaatacagggttactacacttttacaatATTAAAACCATGGCTAATTTTTGTAGAAGAACAAAAAAACATCTCAATATTCATaaagtgtgcgtgtgtgtgtgtacgtgtgtgtaaGGACACAGGTGTTCAGTCAAGCCAAAATGAGGATTTTTATGACACATTATGATGAAATGAAACAGTGGAGCACAAGTAATTACTTTGAGGCCCGaaataattatttatcaaaaatatGGTGTTTTGT
It encodes the following:
- the LOC135787402 gene encoding leucine-rich repeat transmembrane protein FLRT2; this translates as MEVQIRIWNKDFPALISPWIPILLGLHMHFSRATSCPEECRCDRTFVYCNERSLTSVPLGLGEGYKTLYLHNNQINNAGFPLEMHNVASVETVYLYGNQLDEFPVNLPKNVRVLHLQENNIQTVSRAALAQLLRLEELYLDDNSISTVGVEEGAFREAVSLKTLFLTKNHLSSVPVGLPEELRELRLDENRIALIAEDAFENVTGLEVLLLDGNLLTDEGIDPGAFQSLVNLKTLSMARNSLMFPPPYLPAEFLIKLNLQDNQMNEIPVTAFRGLHRLERLDISNNQLQSLTQGVFDGLRSLRQLTVRNNLWLCDCSIKWVILWLKSLPATLNVRGFMCQKPERVRGMVIRELTLELIQCPNSTTTVPRFTQQPTLLSSSTAESATQTAFTPPRSLPTPTPPPFALPLPTADGELSTNVPDSPIQETLRVSFIVLNASCIQVSWVSSFTVTAYKVTWVKLGHSLIAGPMQETMVVGDLEGILLTNLQPKSSYRICVDPLDAFNNYHPGDDTICSEVTTKSASFNSDDNTTEPEQATQQDPSSPFLLAGLIGGAVLVVLVVMLSIFCWHMHKKGRSESSKWKYSRGRRKDDYCEAGTKKDNSILEMTETSFQIVSLNNEQLLKGDFRIQPIYTPNGGVGFRDSQRSNDSTTYCKNSVPESDPCHK